In Agromyces sp. Leaf222, the genomic window CTCGCGACGCAGGTCGCCGCGGTCGAGCTCGTCACGGCCGACGGCTCGGTGCGGGCGATCCGCCGTGGCGAACCCGACTTCGACGGCGCCGTGGTCGCGCTCGGCGCGCTGGGCGTGGTCACCGCCCTCGAGCTCGACATCCAGCCGACCTACGAGATCGCCCAGCACGTGTTCGAGCGGCTGCCCCTCGACGCGGTCCTCGCCGACCTCGACGCCGTCACCGGCGGCGCGACGTCGACGAGCCTGTTCACGACCTGGCGCGACCCCGACGTGATCGACCAGCTGTGGCTGAAGCAGCGCACGGAGGCCGCGGCATCCGTCGCCCTGCCGGCCGCGCTCGCGGCGATGGGCGCGACCGCGGCCACCGTGAAGCGGCACCCGCTGCCCGGCGTCTCGGCCGAGCACTGCACCGACCAGCTGGGCGTGCCGGGGCCGTGGTTCGAGCGGTTGCCGCATTTCAAGCTCGGCTTCACTCCGTCGAACGGCGACGAGCTGCAGTCGGAGTTCCTCGTGCCGAGGGCGCGCGCGGCCGAGGCGATCGGGGTCGTGCGCTCGCTCGCGTCGTCGATCGCCCCACTGCTGCAGGTGTGCGAGATCCGCACCGTCGCCGGCGACGGGCTCTGGCTCTCGCCTGCCCACGGACACGACACCGTCGGCATCCACTTCACCTGGCTGCCCGACCAGCCCGCGGTCGAGGCGCTGCTGCCGCTCCTGCAGGCCGCCCTCGAGCCGTTCGACGCCCGCCCGCACTGGGGCAAGCTGTTCGACGTCGACGAGGCGGCCGAGCGGATGTCGCGGCTCTACCCGCGCTGGCAGGACTTCGCCGCGCTCCGGGCCGGCCTCGACCCGAACGGCGTGTTCCGCAACGACCTGCTGGAGCGGCTGGGGCTCTGACCGCGGCATCCGCCCCTGAAAGCGAACGTCCCCCGGATCCCGCCGTGCGGCGGGATCCGGGGGACGAAGCAGACCAGGTCGGCCGGCGTCAGTCGGCGTCGACGAACAGGTCCGTCTGCAGCAGGGCGTACATGACGTTGTGCACGCGGTCGCGCAGGCCCTCGCCGACGCCCACGGGGTCGTCGGCCAGCGCCTTCTCGGTGGTGGAGACGGTCGAGTTGCCGAGCATCGCCAGCATCAGGTCGTTGCCGTACCGCACCGCCTGGGCGGGGTCCATGAAGGCGCCGAGCACGGCGTCGGTCGACACGATGCCGTCGAAGCCCCACTCGCCGCGCAGCACCTCCTGCAGCAACTGTTCGTTGCCGCCAGACCAACGCGGCCCGACGTGGATGAACGAGCTCATCGCGCCGTTGGCGCCGCCCTCCTTCACCGTGATCTCGAACGGACGCAGGTAGATCTCGCGGAGCGCCTGCTCGTCGACCCACACGTTGATGCCGGTGCGGGCGTTGGTCTCCTGCTCGTTGAGCGCGAAGTGCTTCATGAACGTGAGCACGTTCCTGCTCTGCGCACCCTCGACCATGGCGGCGCCCATCGTGCCGGACACGAGCGGGTCCTCCGAGTAGTACTCGAAGTTTCGGCCGCCCATCGGGGTGCGGTGGATGTTCATGCCGGGGGCGTACCAGCCCTGCACGCCGTAGGCGTTCGCCTCGTCGCCGACGGCCTCGCCCATGTCGCGGGCCAGGTCGACGTCCCACGTCGAGGCGATGACGACCTCGGTCGGGAACGACGCGGCCGTCACCTTGCTGAAGAGCGAGTTGATGCCGGCCGGGCCGTCGAGCAGGACCGCCGACGGCACGCCGAGGCGCTCGACGGCTTCGGTGCGGTAGGCGCCCTTCGCGAAGATCGCGAGCTGCTCGTCCTTCGTGAACTGGTCGAGGAAGAGCTCCCACTTCGGGTCGTCGTAGGCGAGGCCGGCGAGGTCCTCGAGCTGCAGGCCGTTGTCGGCGCCGTAGGCCGGCGCATCGCCCTCGGCCGGCTCGATCGTGGGGAACATCTCGTCGAGGAGCTCGTCGGATGCCTCCGTGGCGACGTCGGCGTCATCGGGGTAGGTGCCCGCCCAGTCGTCGCGCGACAGGTAGGTGAGGTCGCCGTCGGCGTAGCCGAAGCGGTTCTCGAGTTCGGCGCCGGTCGCGGCATCCGTGTCGAAGACGACCTGCTCGGCGATCTCGATCGGGAACGAGGCGACCGGGGTGTGCACGTCGGTGGAGACCGAGACGTCGTAGCTGCCCGCGTCGAGCACGTACGCGCCTTCGCCGCGCTCGTCCCACGACGCCAGGTCGCGCACCGGGAACGAGATCGTCACCGTCTCGGACGCGCCGGGCTCGAGCAGCGAGGTCTTGGCGTAGCCGGCGAGCTCGATCGCCGACTTCTCGATGCCGCCCGGCGTGTATGGCGCCGAGAAGTAGGCCTGCACGACGTCCTTGCCGGCGACATCGCCCGAGTTGGTCACGGTGACGTCGAGGTTCACCTCGTCGTCGGCGACGACCGGGGCGGTCGCCTTCCAGTCGAACGTGGTGTAGCTGAGGCCGTGGCCGAACGGGTACTGCACGGCCTGCTCGTAGCCCGCCTCGTCGCCCTCGTAGAAGGTCTCGTAGAAACGGTAGCCGACGTAGATGCCCTCCTCGTAGTCGACGAGCCCGCGGGCGACGTTCTCGTAGGAGTAGTTGCCGAAGTTCTCGGTCGACGGAGCGCTCGTGATGTCGTACGCGTAGGTGTCGGTCAGGTGACCCGACGGGTTCACGTCGCCGTGGAGGATCTTCGTGAGCGAGGTCGCGCCCTGCGGACCCGGCGTGCCGATCCACACGGCGCCCTTGATCTGCGGGTACTCGTCGAGGAAGCCGAGCTCCATCTGGTTGCCCGAGTTCACGACGATGACGACGTCGTCGAAGTTCGTCGTGACGACGTCGAGCAGCTCGCGCTGGGTGTCGGTGATGCGCAGCTCATCTGCCGTGAAGTCCGAGGCCTCGACCCCGTCGTTGCCGAGCACGATGAGCGCGGTGTCCGAGAAGTCCTTCGCCTGGGCGAGCACGTCGTCGGTGAGGTAGTCGGGCGACGGCTCCTTCTCCTCGGCGCCCGCGAGCATCGAGCTGAAGATCTGCACGAGGCCGTTAGCCGATCCGCCGGACTTGGTCTCGGCGCCGGCGTCTTCGGTGGCGGCCTTCACCTCGGGGTTGTAGGCGATGCCCTGGGTCTCGAGCGCGTCGTAGAGCGTGACGGCGCTCGACTGGTCGGCGCCGCCCGAGCCGCCGCCGCCGTAGCGGAGGTTGAACGACTCGAAGCCGAACACGTTGACGGTGTCGTCGGCGAGCGGCAGCACGTCGTCGTCGTTCTCGAGCAGCACGATGCCCTCGTCGGAGATGCGGCCGGCGAGCTCGGTCGAGTGCTCGCGGGCCGCGATGCCCTCGGCCGTCGAGCTGTCGACGCTGACCGAGGTCAGGCGGCCGACGTCGGCGACGGTCGGTGCGGCGACCACGGCGACGACGCCGACGACGGCGACGGCGACGCCCCAGCCGACGAGGCGGCGCGGACGTGCCTTCACCCGGCGGTACGCGCGCTCGCGACGCTTCAGCTCGCGGCGCTCGGCGCGCGACATCGAGGCGCGGGCCGCCTTGCGCTCCTGCTTCGCGGTGGCGCGGGCCTCGCGGGCCGCAGCGCGGTCGGCCTTCTTGGCTGCCGAGCGGTCCGCAGGCGACATCGCCTTCAGTTCCGCGCGTCGCTCGCGCTTCGCGGCCTTCTCGGCCTGGACGCGGGCGACCGCGTCCTGCTTGATCTCTTTCCGGGTGACCATGTCTCAGTTCGCTTTCGGGATTCGGGTGTTTCGTGCGCGCAGCTTCCATGCCGCGCTGATGAGGCGGCGAGTGCCGCGGAAGAAGTGACGGTTCACCATGAGCAGCAGTCCGTCGAGCATGTCCTCGTCGAACGCCCCGCCCGAGAGGCGCGGGATCGAGCGGAACGGGAGGTCGAGCGCGAAGTACGTGTTGTTCGCCGCATGGGGTCGCTTGAGCAGCATGAGCACGCGGTGGCTCGTCGTGATCAGCCGGTACAGCAAGCCGCCGAATCCGCCGCGGCCCTTCGTCTGGGCGATGATGTCGTCGCGCGTGAGCGGCCGGTTCGCAGGCCAGTCCGCCGCGGGCAGCGACCGGCCGAGGAGTGCCTCGAACTCGCCGGCGCCGGCGCTCTGCACGTGGCCGGAGACGTAGTGCGGCAGGTCGGCGGCATCGCCGAGCGACCACGCCTCGCCCTCGATCCCGATCGTCGCGCGAAGCCGGATGTCGCGGGACGACGCGCCGGCGAGCACGGCGTAGCTGCCGGGCACCGTGCGCCAGTCGTGGGTTCCGACGTCGTACGCCGAGAAGGCGTGCTCGGCGAGCGTCACCTCGACCCGGGCGTGCTCGCCCGGCTCGAGTCGGACCTTCGCGAAGCCGCGCAGCTCGCGCGGGGCGCGGAACTCGCCGTTCGCGGCATCCGGAGCCTCGACGTAGACCTGCACGATCTCGGAGCCGGCGCGCTCGCCGGTGTTCGTCACGGTGAGTCGTGCCGTCGTCTCGTCGACCACGAGGTCGGCGTACGCGAACTCGGTGTAGCCCAGCCCGTGCCCGAAGGGATAGCGCACCGGGGCGCCGATCTTGTCGTAGTAGCGGTAGCCGAGGTAGATGCTGTCGCGGTGCTCGGAGGTCGCCTCGGTGAGCCGGAAGGTCGTCGAGGACGCGACGTCGGAGTACCGCAGCGGGTAGGTCTCGGCGAGCTTGCCGCCCGGTTCGGATGCGCCGGTGAGCACGTCGACGATCGCACGCCCGCCGCCCTGGCCCCCGAGGTAGCCGTGCACGATGGCGTCGACGCGGTCGGCGAACGGCAGCTCCACCGGGGAACCGCCCGCGAGCACGACGACGACGGGCCGGCCGACGGCGATGAGCTCCTCGGCGAGGTCGAGCTGGTTGCGGGCGAGGCGCATGTGGGTGCGGTCGACCGCCTCGGCCTCGGCGGACTCGTCGAGGCCGAGGAAGAGCAGCACAACGTCGGAGCCCTTGGCGAGCTCGAGGGCGCGTCGCCGCAGCCGCTTCGACGAGCCGTCCATGCGGGTGAAGCCCGGTTCGAAGCCGGCGACGTCGAGCGCCGAGGCGCGCAAGGCGTCGAGGGCGGAATCGACACGGGTCGGATTGACGAGGGAGCTGCCGGCGCCCTGGTAGCGCGGCGTCTCGGCGAAGTCGCCGATGACGGCGACGCGACCGCGCCCTGGCGCGAGGGGGAGCGTGCGGTCGCGGTTGGCGAGGAGCACGACCGAGGCGCGCGCGGCCTCGACGGCGAGCTCGTGGTGCGCATCGAGGTCGGCGGGAGCCGCATCGCCGGGCGCGGTGCGCTCGATGAGCTCGAGCACCTCGGCCACGCGTGCGTCGAGCACGGCCTCGTCGAGCAGGCCGGCCTCGACGGCACGCACGATCTCCTGGTCGGTGACCCCGTTCGTCGACGGCATCTCGAGGGCGTTCCCTGCGATGAGGCCGGCGACGCGGTCGTTGCTGCCGCCCCAGTCGGTGACGACGAGCCCGTCGAAGCCCCATCGCCGGCGCAGGACCTGCTGCATGAGCTCCTGGTTCTCGTTCGCATAGGTGCCGTTCACGCGGTTGTACGAGCTCATGACGGTCCAGGCGTCGCCGCCCGTGATCGCGAGACGGAAGCCCTCGAGGTAGAGCTCGTGGAGCGCGCGTTCGTCGACGACCTCGTCGATGCTCATGCGGTGCGTCTCCTGGCTGTTCACCGCGAAGTGCTTGGCGGATGCCGCGACGCCCCGTGACTGCACGCCGGAGATGAACGAGGCGGCGAGCGTGCCGGAGAGCAGGGGGTCCTCCGAGAAGTACTCGAAGTTGCGCCCCGCGAGCGGATTGCGCTTGATGTTCAGGCCCGGCCCGAGGAGCACGCTGACCTGCTCGGCCGCCGCCTCGGTGCCGAGCGCCTCGCCGACGCGGCGCAGCAGCACCGGATCCCAGCTGTTGGCGAGCGTCGCCGCGGTCGGGAAGCAGGTGGCGGGGATGCTCGCGTTCAGGCCGAGGTGGTCGGCGGCGCCACCCTGCTTGCGCAGGCCGTGCGGGCCGTCGGTGAGCATGATCGAGGGGATGCCGACACGGGGGATCGCCTTCGTGTTCCAGAAGTTCGCGCCCGACATGAGCGATGCCTTCTCGGCGAGGGTCAGCTGGTCGAGCAGGTGCTGAACGCGCTCAGGCATGGGGGACTCCTCGGACGACGCTGGTCGATGTGCTGGCTGCCCTGTCGGAGACGGAGCGGATGCCGACGCGCTGGGGGTGCGCGAGTGCTATCGTAGCCGAATTCCACCATGTGGTGGAATTCGAGCGGACGCAGCGACGAGGCGTGGAAGCATGGAGGCGTGATGACGACCGGCGACGACGAACTGATCAGACACCTCGAGGGCTACGTCAACGGCCGTGCCACGAAGCACCAGATCGTCGCCCGCGCCGCGGAGGCGTTCGCGCAGCAGGGCTTCCACGGCGCCTCGGTGCGCGGCATCGCGAGGGCGGCCGGCGTCGACCACTCGACGCTCCTGCACCACTTCGGCGACAAGACCTCGCTCCTGCTGGCCGTGCTCGAGTGGCAGGACGCGCAGCACCTGCCGGTCGACTTCTCGTCGTCTGCCCCGTCGCTGCCGTCCTCGCCGGAGACCGTGGCCGACGGCTTCGTCGCCACCGCCGAGCGCAACGTCGGCGCCCCCGGTCTCGTGCAGCTGCTCTCCGTCATGACCGCCGAGGCCGGCGCGCCCGACCACCCGGCGAGGGAGCTGCTGCAGCGCCGCCAGCAGATCCCGAAGCAGGTCATCGCCGACACGATCCGCGCGCAGCGGATCGCCGGTGCGGTCGACGACGACGGGCTGACGCCGGAGCAGTCCGCCGCCGTCGTGATCGCGACCTGGGAGGGCCTGCAGGTCTACGACGCCCTGAACCCGTGCGAACTCGACGTTCCCGACTTGCTCGGGCGAGCCCTGCGGCGCGCCTTCGGGCTGGCTGAGCCCGACGCGGCCTGACCCGCGCTCCGGCCGGCACCCGGCTCGACGACCCGGGCTCGGGCCCGACGCTCCGGCCCGACGCTCCGGCCCGCCGCGACTACCCGCCGGCGAACGGCGGCAGGATGTCGACCTGCTCCGACAGCGCGGCAGCTGGGTCGCGCTCGACGCGCCCGCCGACGAGGAACGAGCCCGACTTCAGCACGCGTTCCATGGGGGCGCCGTAGCGGGCGAGCAGCAGGTCGCGCAGATCCGCCACGGTGGCGGATGCCGCGAGCTCGAGTCGCTCCTCTTCGAGGCCGGCCGCCTCGGCGGCCGCAGCGAAGTACCGAACGGTCACGAGCGTCACGACCTCGATGCTACCCGGCGGGTGCGTGCGAGGATGGCAGCATGAATCCGGCGCCGAACGCGGGGGTCGAGACCGGCCCGACGGTCGCATCGCGGCCGGGCCCGCTCGTCGAGCCCGGTCCGCCGCTCACGGCCCAGCAGGTCTCGCGCTTCAGCCGCCAGCTGATGCTTCCCGGCTTCGGCGAGCTCGCGCAGCGGCGCCTCGCGGCCGCACGGGTGCTCGTCGTCGGCGCGGGCGGTCTCGGCAGCGCCCTGGTGCCGTACCTCGCGGGCAGCGGCGTCGGCACGATCGGCCTCGTCGACGACGACACCGTCGAACTGTCGAACCTGCATCGGCAGGTCAGCCACGGCGTCGCCGACGTCGGCCGCCCGAAGGTCGACTCGCTCGCCGACGCGGTCGCGAGCATCGATCCGGCGTGCCGCGTCATCCGTCATCGTGATCGCCTCACCTCGGCGAACGCGCTCGAGGTGCTCGCGGGCTACGACCTGGTGGTCGACGGCAGCGACAACTTCCCGACCCGCTACCTCGTGAACGACGCGGCGCTGCTCGCCGGCATCCCGCTCGTGTGGGGTTCGATCCTGCGCTTCCACGGTCAGGTCGGGGTCTCGTGGCACGCGTCCGGGCCCACGTACCGAGACCTGTTCCCGGTGCCGCCGTCGCCCGACGAGGTGCTCTCCTGCGCGCAGGGCGGCGTGCTGCCGAGCGTGTGCGCGTGGGTCGGCGCCCTCATGTCGACCGAGGTCGTGAAGCTCGTCACGGGCGTCGGCGAGCCGCTGCTCGGGCGGGTCACGACGATCGACGCCCTCTCGGGCCGCTCGCGCGAGCTCTCGTACCGGGCGATCGCGGATGCCGCCGAGATCACGTCGCTCGTCGACTACGAGCTCTTCTGCGGCCTGCCGACGGCGACGTCGACGGGCGCGACCGAGGCGGATGCCGCGGCCGCCGCGCTCGCCGAGGCATCCGCGCCGCGCGGGGTCACCGCGGCCGACCTGCTCGCCCGGGTGCGCGGCGGCGAGCCGGTGCGCCTGCTCGACGTTCGAGAGCCCGCGGAGGCCGAGCTGCGCCGCATCGAGGGCAGCGAGCTGCTGCCCCTCGGCGACCTCGTCGCCGGCGCCGAGCCGCACCCGGGCGACGCCCCGCTCGTCGTGTACTGCGAACAGGACCTCCGCTCGCGTCGCGCGGCACGGCTGCTGCTCGAGCGCGGGCACGACGACGTCGTGTTCCTCGTGGGCGGCATCGACCGGTTCGCGAGCGTCGCCGACGACCTCGTGCAGCGCTGAGCCCTGGAGGAACCGCACACATGCGCCACACGCCGCACTACCTGATGACCGACCCAGACGAGGTGAAGCGCCTGATCCGTGCCAACGCGTGGGCGACGTTCGTCTCGCCGGCGAGCACGGGGCTCGTGGCCTCGCACTACCCGGTCATCCTCGACGAGGCGGCCGACGGCATCACGATCGTCAGCCACTTCGGGCGGCCCGACGAGGTGCTGCACGAGCTGGGCGCGCACGAGGTGCTCGTGATCATCCAGGGCCCGCACGACTACGTCTCGCCGAGCTGGTACGCCCCCGGCGAGGTCATCCCGACCTGGAACCACGTCACCGCCCACCTGTACGGCACCCCCGAGATCCTCAGCGACGACGAGAACTACGAGATGCTCAACCGGCTCACGGACCACTTCGAGCAGCACCAGGCGGGCGGTCGCAGCCTCGCCGACGACGAGGCGGGCACCCGACGGGTGGCGAAGGGCACGGTCGGCCTGCGCATGCGCGTCGACCGCTTCGATGCGAGGGCGAAACTGAGCCAGAACAAGGCTCCGGATGTCGCGGCGAACGTGATCGCCAACCTCGACGAGCGCAATCCGGCCCTCGCCGACGAGATGCGTCGCGTGCACGCGCCAGCAGCTCCTCAGCCGCCGATGTAGCTCATCTCGACCTTGGGCCGCGCCGCGCGCAGCTCGGGCGTGAGGGTCGCGCGCACCTCGGAGTAGCGGTCGTCGCGCGCGCCCCAGATCGCGCCCATCGCGTCGGCGAGGCCGTCGTCGTCGATGCCGCCGCGCAGCAGGGCCCGCAGGTCGTGCCCCTCCGACGCGAACAGGCACGTGAACAGGCGCCCCTCGGTCGAGATGCGGGCCCGGTTGCAGGTGCCGCAGAACGCCTGCGTCACGCTCGAGATCACGCCGATCTCACCGCCCCCGTCGAGGTAGCGCCAGCGTGCGGCCGTCTCACCGGGGGCCGTCGCGCCGACGGCGGCCAGCGGCATCCGCTCGCCGATGCGCTCGACGATCTCGGCCGACGGCACGACCTCGCCGAGCTCCCACCCGTTCGACGTGCCGACGTCCATGTACTCGATGAAGCGCAGCGTGAACGGGGTGCCCTTGAAGTACTCGGCCATCGGCAGGATCTCGTGGTCGTTGAGGCCGCGCTTGACGACCATGTTCACCTTGACCGGGCCGAGGCCGGCGTCGTGGGCGGCCTGGATGCCGTCGAGCACGCGCCCGACCGGGAACCGCACGTCGTTCATCGACTGGAACAGTTCGTCGTCGAGCGAGTCGAGCGACACCGTGACGCGCGTGAGCCCAGCGGCCTTCAACGAGGCCGCCTTCATCGCGAGCGCCGAGCCGTTCGTGGTCAGGGCGATCTCGAGCGGGCGCCCGTCTGGCGTGCGCAGTTCGGCGAGCTGTGCGATGAGCCCCTCGAGGCCGCGCCGGAGCAGCGGTTCGCCGCCGGTGAGGCGCAACTTCTCGACGCCGTGCGCGGCGGCGATGCGGGCGATGCGGGTGATCTCCTCGAAGCTCAGCAGCTCGTCGCGGTCGAGGAACGCGTAGTCGCGCCCGAACACGGCCTTTGGCATGCAGTACACGCAGCGGAAGTTGCAGCGGTCGGTCACCGAGATGCGCAGGTCCCGCAGGGGCCGGTCGCGCAGGTCGGCGAGTCGCCCGGTCGAGGGCAGACGCATCGCCGTGCTCGTCATCGCATCCCCTTCCGTGGCGTCAACGCTAACACCGGGGTGGGGATGCCTCGGGCTTCATCCGCCCCGCCCCGGTCAGGGGACGCTCGAGCGCGACGCGGTGGCGGCCGGGCTCGACGCCTAGCATGGACGCAGCAAGGAGGTCACCATGGATTCGTTCGACCACTCGCTCCAGTCGAGTCCCGGTTCCGGTTCCGCGTCGGGCACCGCAGCCGGTGCCGGCGCCGATGGCACGGTCGCCGATCGCACCGTTGCCGATGACCATGTCGCCGATCGGGCGGCCGCCTACCTCGCCCATGCCGTCGACCTGGCCACCGCGAACGTGCAGCACGGGGGCGGGCCGTTCGGGGCGGTCGTCGTCGCCGCCGACGGACGGGTGTTCGAGGGCGTCAATCGGGTCACCGCGAACCTCGACCCGACCGCCCACGCGGAGGTCACCGCGATCCGTGCCGCCTGCACGGGACTCGGCACCTTCGACCTGAGCGGCGCGACGCTCTACGCGAGCTGCGAACCGTGCCCGATGTGTCTCGCATCCTCCCTCTGGGCGCGCATCGACCGGGTCTTCTTCGCGGCGGATCGCGACGATGCGGCCGATGCCGGCTTCGACGACGCGGTCTTCGATCGCTACTTCGAAGGTGGTGAGGAGGACCGTCGCATCATGCCGGTCGGCAGCATCGACCTCGGGCACGATCGGAGCGTCGCGCCGTTCACCGCGTGGAAGCGCAAGGGCGACCGCGTCGACTACTGAGCCGTCCACGTGGCCGCTACCCGGGCAGACACGGCAGGCGGAGCAGGCGGAGCAGGCGCGACCGGCGTCGTGCGCCCCTGTTCGGCGTGCCCACGCGTCACGGCTTGCTCCTCGATCTGCTGGAGCACCCGTGCCGCGACGCTCACCGCGATCGCGGCCGGATCCTTCGACCCGATGCCGTCGATGCCGATGGGGGTCGCGACGCGGGCGAGGGACGCGTCCTCGTGGCCGGCCTCGCGGAGCCGCTGCTCGAAGCGTGCCCACTTCGATCTCGACCCGATCAGGCCGATCGACGCGAGGCCGTCGGTGCCGAGTGCGGCTTCGATGATCGCGAGGTCCTCGACGTGATCGTGCGTCATGACGAGCACGTGCGCGCCGGTGGGGAGCAGCATCAGCGCCGACTCGGGCACCTGCGGGCCGTGGACGAGCACGGTGGCCACGGCGTCGGCGAGCGGCCCGCTCGACCCCGGGACCCCGATCCGCTCCGGCGCGAGCATCTCGGGGCGGGAATCCACGAGATGGAGCTCGATCCGCTGCCGGACGAGGATCCGCGCCAGCTCCAGTCCGACGTGTCCGACCCCGAAGACGGCGACCACGGGAACGGCCAGTACCGGTTCGAGCAACATGGTGACCTCGCCTCCGCAGCATTGCACGCCGTACTCCGTCGCGACCCGGTCGCTCAACGTCAGCTTCATCAGTTCGGGCTCGTCGGCGGCTTCGCCGAGCAGCTCGCGGGCGCGGGCGATGACCGTGGCCTCGAGGTTGCCGCCGCCGACCGTGCCGAACGTTGCGGTCGCCGACACGACCATCTTGGCCCCGCCGTTGCGTGGAGCGTGGCCGCGCACCGTCGCCACGGTCACGATGACCGACGGCGTCCGTGCCGCACGGAGCGCCTGCGCCGCATCCAACCAGTCCATCGCTCGACCCGCCACTCAGCGATCGACGGGCATGAGTTCGGGTTCAGGCCCCGCCTGGGCATCCGCCGCGACCCCCTCGGCGGCGCGTCGCGCATCCCGGATCGCCCGGAACACCGCCTCGGGTGTCGCCGGTGACGCGAGTTCGACGCTGTGCCCGCCTGGCCCGAACGCGGCGACGGCCTCGCGGATCGCCTCGCGCGCGCTGAACGCGAGCATGAGCGGCGGTTCGCCCACCGCCTTCGATCCATAGACCACGCCGTCCTCGGTCGCGCGTTCGAACAGGCCCACGTTGAACACCTCGGGCATCTCCGAGAAGCTCGGAAGCTTGTAGGTGCTCGCCGACTGCGTGAGCAGGCGACCTCGACCGGGCCCGTCGCCCGTGTCCCAGCGCAGTTCCTCGAGGGTCAGCCATCCGACGCCCTGCACGTATCCGCCCTCGATCTGGCCGAGGTCGATGAGCGGCGAGAGCGTGTCGCCCACGTCGTGCACGATATCGACGCGGAGGATGCGCGTTGCGCCGGTGAACCCGTCGACCTCGACCTCGGTCGCGGCGGCGCCGTAGGAGAAGTACTTGAACGGCGAGCCCTGCATGGCCTCGGTGTCCCAGTGCAGCCCTTCGGTGCGATAGAAGCC contains:
- the moaA gene encoding GTP 3',8-cyclase MoaA, which translates into the protein MTSTAMRLPSTGRLADLRDRPLRDLRISVTDRCNFRCVYCMPKAVFGRDYAFLDRDELLSFEEITRIARIAAAHGVEKLRLTGGEPLLRRGLEGLIAQLAELRTPDGRPLEIALTTNGSALAMKAASLKAAGLTRVTVSLDSLDDELFQSMNDVRFPVGRVLDGIQAAHDAGLGPVKVNMVVKRGLNDHEILPMAEYFKGTPFTLRFIEYMDVGTSNGWELGEVVPSAEIVERIGERMPLAAVGATAPGETAARWRYLDGGGEIGVISSVTQAFCGTCNRARISTEGRLFTCLFASEGHDLRALLRGGIDDDGLADAMGAIWGARDDRYSEVRATLTPELRAARPKVEMSYIGG
- a CDS encoding nucleoside deaminase; the protein is MDSFDHSLQSSPGSGSASGTAAGAGADGTVADRTVADDHVADRAAAYLAHAVDLATANVQHGGGPFGAVVVAADGRVFEGVNRVTANLDPTAHAEVTAIRAACTGLGTFDLSGATLYASCEPCPMCLASSLWARIDRVFFAADRDDAADAGFDDAVFDRYFEGGEEDRRIMPVGSIDLGHDRSVAPFTAWKRKGDRVDY
- the xdhC gene encoding xanthine dehydrogenase accessory protein XdhC; protein product: MDWLDAAQALRAARTPSVIVTVATVRGHAPRNGGAKMVVSATATFGTVGGGNLEATVIARARELLGEAADEPELMKLTLSDRVATEYGVQCCGGEVTMLLEPVLAVPVVAVFGVGHVGLELARILVRQRIELHLVDSRPEMLAPERIGVPGSSGPLADAVATVLVHGPQVPESALMLLPTGAHVLVMTHDHVEDLAIIEAALGTDGLASIGLIGSRSKWARFEQRLREAGHEDASLARVATPIGIDGIGSKDPAAIAVSVAARVLQQIEEQAVTRGHAEQGRTTPVAPAPPAPPAVSARVAATWTAQ